In Mycolicibacterium aubagnense, the DNA window CCCGGCTGTACCCGGCCCAACGCGCAATAAGACTGCGCGAGCAGCAGCCTTGCCGGGAAGCTCCACGACGCCGCCGACTCAGCCGTCAGCGCCGCAACCGTCTGCTCCATCCGTGACACGGTCTCAAGGAAATCGCCGCGGGCCAGTCCGATCGTGCCGGCCAGCACATTGGCCATGCCCCACGCCAGATACTGGCCCGACGAGGTGATCTGCATCATGACGGCGGATCGACTACTCGCCGCGTCGAATTCGCCGGCGAGCACCAACGCGCGCACCTCCCCGAATGCGGTGAGATAGCGAAGCAAGCCGTCCACCTTCGCGCCAGCCATGCGGCCGCGGCGAGCCACTACCGCCACCTCGTCGCTGCGTCCCATCAAAGCCAGCGCCAGCGCACCACCGAACGCCGCCCATTGCAACGCGACGGGGTGCGCGATCGGGTCTGCCAACACCCGGTCGGCCATCGCCACGGCCTCCGGCAGACGGTTCTCGAAAGCGAGTGTTGCCGATGCTGCGCCGTCGACGATCAATACCAGCTCGGGGCTCGTGATCCGTTCCCGCAGCAGTGCGAGCACCTCGTCGGCGCCTTCGGCGTCTCCCATCGACCAGTGCAGGTTGGCGATACGCGCCCATCCCCACCGCAGCAGCTCCGGTTCGGACATCTGCTCGGGGTCGAACGAGCTGAGTGTCTCCTCGGCTTCTGTCGCCTTGCCCTGCCACAACAGCGAACGGGCCAGCAATTCCCCGGCCTCAAGACCGCCGCCCCGATTGGCAGCGGCGCGAGCCAGCCGCTCACCCAGTGTCACGTTCGTCAGAGCGATCGCCTCTCGCGCCGCTGTGACGAGCAGGTCGACGTCCGGCACCTCGTCGCTGTCCAGGGTCAGCTCCGCCAGCCGGATCCGGTGCGCCGAGCTACTCAGTGGGCGGTCTCGCATCGCGCGAACCAGCTCGCCCCGCAACCGGCGCGCCGCAGCCATCCCGAGTCGCCGGCGGATCACCTCACCGAACAAGGGGTGGGTGAACCTCACCTCGATGCCACCCGGCTCCTCGCCGACGCGCACCAGGCCACGGCTCTCCGCCTCTTCCACCACGTCCGCACCGACGATCACGGTCAGGGTGTCCAGGTCGAGTGGTTCACAAAAGGTCAACAACCGCAGCGCGTGCAGCACCTGGTCGGGCAACTGGTCGACCCTGGAATCCAACAACGACGCCAGCTCCGAGGTGACTGCAGCCCGGCCCCGCAGCTGCCACACTCCCCGAACCTGCCGCAGAGTGCCCGCCTCGATGGCCCCCTCCACCAGGTGACGGACGAACAGCGCATTCCCGCCCGAGGCCTGCCACATCAGCTCGGCGGACAGACCCTCCACCTGGCCGCCCAATGCCTCCTCGATGAGGCCGACGCATTGCTGTTGGCTGAACGGCATCAGATGCAACCGCTGCAGATACCGGTCCTTCCACAGCGACGTGATCGCGTCGGGAACCGGTGCCCCCGCACGGACCGTGGCCACGATACGCACCGACCCGTCCAATGCCAGCTGGTGCAGGAGAGTCGCCGACAACTGATCCAAAAGATGGGCGTCGTCCACGCCGATCACCGAATGACCTTCGGCCAGAATCGTTTCCCGTGCGGCAGACAGGAATGCCACCGGATCGCGCGACGTGGCGCTGCGCACCAGATGGGCAAACACCCCGAGCGGAATGCCCCGCGCCGACTCCGTCGCCGCAACCCAGTGCGCTCGCACCGGTAGTGACTGGGTCACCAGTCGGGCCAGCGTCGTTTTGCCCACGCCCGCATCACCGACCAAGACGATGCCGCAATCGCCGGATTCCCCGAGTAACGCCGCGCGAATCAACGAGAATTCACTGTCGCGGTGAACGACCGGCCAGTTCTGGGCCACGGCGTATCAGCCTACCGGCCGATTTCCGCAATTGGAGGCATTATGACCGTGGGATATCGGGCTGTCTTTCGGGCCATTGATTAACGTCCGGCCCGCAATATCGACGTCACATCTTGTCGTGCAGATCGGACACCATGTCGAATATCGTCTTGCCGTTGTGGGTTCTGGTGAGCACTCTCGACAGCGTCGTAATCTGGTCCAACACCGAGCGGGTGGTGTTCCGCGTTTCGTCGAGCGGCACGGTGTCCGGGGCCAGCAGGTCCACCTCACGGTAGTCCGCTCCATCGGGGCCGATCAGCGGTGAACCGTCTGTGTTGGTGCCGTTCAGCATATTCAGGATGTCTTGGGGCTGAGCCATGGTAATCACTCCTGTCGTGGCCGTGGCGGCTGCCGGTGCTGCGCCGCCAGCGGTTCCGATGCCGCAGGCTGCGGCAAAATCGTTGGGCGACAAGCCGTCTGCGACGTTCATGTCGCAGTTGCCGAATGGGTTACATCCCATCGGCAGGCCTTGATTGGCGCCGTACGCGCCATCTGTGTACTGGTGAGCGATCTGCCCAGGCAGCAGCGGGTTGGAGCCGTACGACGCAGCAATCACCCGTAATCCTTTGGGCCGCGACACCCACATCGTGTTGAAGTCACCCTGGTTGGCATACCCGATGACACGCGCCGGGTCACCAGCGTATTGGGTCAGGTTGTCGTATAGGGCGTTGATCCAATCGGATCCGTCGCCGGCGGGGTTCCCGCCACTTTCCACGTCCAGCATCAGCACGACCTTGGGGTGCAGTCCCCCATTGGCATCGATCATCTGCCGCACGGTGTTGGCATTGTCCTGCCAATTCGGACGCACGTAGGTGTAAACGATGCCGCATTCCAACCGGCCGGAGTCCAGCGCATTGCGCATCCACGCATAGTTTTGCGCGAACTTGGAATCCTGGTGGGTGCCGTCGCTCACGCGGATGGAAAGAATCTTGTACGGGTAGGAATCGCCTACCGGGACCTGGAATTCGGACACGTCGGCAAAGAAGCTATCCATGTGGCCCTGGGTCGGAGGTGTGCCGTCTTCGACAACCGGACCCGCCACATACCAGTGATCATTCCAGTAGCTGCTGTCGGAAGGGATGGACTTGGGGGTGGTACAGCACCCGTATGAGCCCGACGATTCCATCGCGACCCCGTCGACGACACAGTTCATGTGCGAATGTGGACCGCCGTCACCTTCATGGTGAAGGTTGATCACCACCGGCGCGTCGCCGGGTACTTCGCTCAACGATGCGACATGCACCAGGTCGAATGGTCCGACGTGCTGCTCGCCAACCGGCTGGTATCGATACGACTCGGTGGACAGTCCTTGCCTGCCCCACACCATGTGGTTGCCGTTGAACACCGCTGAGAGCACGTCGGTCACCAGGCCCGAACAGTCACAACCCACGCCGCGATTGTTGGGATCCCAGGTACCGCCGTAGACGTAATCGTCACCGAGCCGATCGAAGAAAATGCGTTTGGCGAACTCCACGTCGCCGCGAGTGACAGTCATCAGTCCCTCCATTGATGAAGTGTTGAGA includes these proteins:
- a CDS encoding helix-turn-helix transcriptional regulator; its protein translation is MAQNWPVVHRDSEFSLIRAALLGESGDCGIVLVGDAGVGKTTLARLVTQSLPVRAHWVAATESARGIPLGVFAHLVRSATSRDPVAFLSAARETILAEGHSVIGVDDAHLLDQLSATLLHQLALDGSVRIVATVRAGAPVPDAITSLWKDRYLQRLHLMPFSQQQCVGLIEEALGGQVEGLSAELMWQASGGNALFVRHLVEGAIEAGTLRQVRGVWQLRGRAAVTSELASLLDSRVDQLPDQVLHALRLLTFCEPLDLDTLTVIVGADVVEEAESRGLVRVGEEPGGIEVRFTHPLFGEVIRRRLGMAAARRLRGELVRAMRDRPLSSSAHRIRLAELTLDSDEVPDVDLLVTAAREAIALTNVTLGERLARAAANRGGGLEAGELLARSLLWQGKATEAEETLSSFDPEQMSEPELLRWGWARIANLHWSMGDAEGADEVLALLRERITSPELVLIVDGAASATLAFENRLPEAVAMADRVLADPIAHPVALQWAAFGGALALALMGRSDEVAVVARRGRMAGAKVDGLLRYLTAFGEVRALVLAGEFDAASSRSAVMMQITSSGQYLAWGMANVLAGTIGLARGDFLETVSRMEQTVAALTAESAASWSFPARLLLAQSYCALGRVQPGAKMVAELKVRSGRHVAVFGPQLRIAESWLAAAEGNVSAAIELALDAARLADSSGQRAVSMLALHDAVRFGEHSVADRLIEVASGIGGRLATVIVAHARAVGERDAAGLFVAAEQFEQLGALLSALDAAAQASAAFAAADDRRRGAQAAAVANRLAAQCGGARTPALELATHPLPLTVREREIANLVAAGLSNREIADRLTVSVRTVEGHLYRACIKLDISDREDLAGLIRRGAATS
- a CDS encoding glycoside hydrolase family 25 domain-containing protein, with amino-acid sequence MEFAKRIFFDRLGDDYVYGGTWDPNNRGVGCDCSGLVTDVLSAVFNGNHMVWGRQGLSTESYRYQPVGEQHVGPFDLVHVASLSEVPGDAPVVINLHHEGDGGPHSHMNCVVDGVAMESSGSYGCCTTPKSIPSDSSYWNDHWYVAGPVVEDGTPPTQGHMDSFFADVSEFQVPVGDSYPYKILSIRVSDGTHQDSKFAQNYAWMRNALDSGRLECGIVYTYVRPNWQDNANTVRQMIDANGGLHPKVVLMLDVESGGNPAGDGSDWINALYDNLTQYAGDPARVIGYANQGDFNTMWVSRPKGLRVIAASYGSNPLLPGQIAHQYTDGAYGANQGLPMGCNPFGNCDMNVADGLSPNDFAAACGIGTAGGAAPAAATATTGVITMAQPQDILNMLNGTNTDGSPLIGPDGADYREVDLLAPDTVPLDETRNTTRSVLDQITTLSRVLTRTHNGKTIFDMVSDLHDKM